A genomic region of Mus pahari chromosome 22, PAHARI_EIJ_v1.1, whole genome shotgun sequence contains the following coding sequences:
- the Msc gene encoding musculin isoform X1, whose translation MSTGSVSDPEDTEMRGLQRVYPAPASKRPPLLRTERGYASPSDNSSAEEEDPDGEEEPGSLGAAGGCKRKRPRGADTGGAGGGADGAGSAGKKPLPPKGSAAECKQSQRNAANARERARMRVLSKAFSRLKTSLPWVPPDTKLSKLDTLRLASSYIAHLRQLLQEDRYEDSYVHPVNLTWPFVVSGRPDSDSKEVSAANRLCGTSA comes from the exons ATGTCCACCGGCTCGGTGAGTGACCCGGAAGACACGGAGATGAGGGGGCTGCAGCGGGTCTACCCGGCCCCCGCCTCCAAGAGGCCGCCCCTGCTCCGCACCGAGCGCGGTTACGCCTCGCCCAGCGACAATTCTTCTGCGGAGGAGGAGGACCCCGACGGCGAAGAGGAGCCCGGCTCCCTGGGAGCCGCGGGAGGATGCAAGAGGAAGCGGCCCCGTGGGGCTGACACCGGCGGCGCAGGTGGCGGCGCGGACGGTGCGGGCAGCGCGGGGAAGAAGCCGCTCCCGCCCAAGGGCTCGGCCGCAGAGTGCAAGCAGTCGCAGCGGAACGCGGCCAACGCCCGCGAACGCGCCCGGATGCGCGTGCTGAGCAAAGCCTTCTCCAGACTGAAGACCAGTCTGCCCTGGGTGCCGCCGGACACCAAGCTTTCCAAACTGGACACGCTGCGCCTGGCTTCCAGCTACATCGCGCACCTGCgccagctgctgcaggaggaccGCTATGAGGACAGCTACGTGCACCCGGTGAACCTG ACGTGGCCATTCGTGGTCTCTGGACGCCCAGACTCTGACAGCAAAGAGGTTTCTGCAGCCAACAGGCTTTGTGGAACTTCGGCTTAG
- the Msc gene encoding musculin isoform X2 yields MSTGSVSDPEDTEMRGLQRVYPAPASKRPPLLRTERGYASPSDNSSAEEEDPDGEEEPGSLGAAGGCKRKRPRGADTGGAGGGADGAGSAGKKPLPPKGSAAECKQSQRNAANARERARMRVLSKAFSRLKTSLPWVPPDTKLSKLDTLRLASSYIAHLRQLLQEDRYEDSYVHPVNLKNHVGNP; encoded by the exons ATGTCCACCGGCTCGGTGAGTGACCCGGAAGACACGGAGATGAGGGGGCTGCAGCGGGTCTACCCGGCCCCCGCCTCCAAGAGGCCGCCCCTGCTCCGCACCGAGCGCGGTTACGCCTCGCCCAGCGACAATTCTTCTGCGGAGGAGGAGGACCCCGACGGCGAAGAGGAGCCCGGCTCCCTGGGAGCCGCGGGAGGATGCAAGAGGAAGCGGCCCCGTGGGGCTGACACCGGCGGCGCAGGTGGCGGCGCGGACGGTGCGGGCAGCGCGGGGAAGAAGCCGCTCCCGCCCAAGGGCTCGGCCGCAGAGTGCAAGCAGTCGCAGCGGAACGCGGCCAACGCCCGCGAACGCGCCCGGATGCGCGTGCTGAGCAAAGCCTTCTCCAGACTGAAGACCAGTCTGCCCTGGGTGCCGCCGGACACCAAGCTTTCCAAACTGGACACGCTGCGCCTGGCTTCCAGCTACATCGCGCACCTGCgccagctgctgcaggaggaccGCTATGAGGACAGCTACGTGCACCCGGTGAACCTG AAAAATCATGTGGGCAACCCATGA